From the Glycine max cultivar Williams 82 chromosome 11, Glycine_max_v4.0, whole genome shotgun sequence genome, the window TACGATTGAGTCAAATGAACACAGATCTTTTTGGAGGTGTTGATGCAGTTGTTAAGTATGTATTGGAAGGTCATGACCGGGGTGTCAACTGGGCTGCTTTTCATCCTACACTGCCTCTGATTGTCTCAGGAGCTGATGACCGACAAGTGAAACTTTGGAGGATGAATGGTAAATATGAAACCTGAATAATAACTACCTGGGAATATCCACAGCTTTCCAGTTCATTTTCTACAGCTAATCACCCTTTCATATTGATGCTATTCTTATTATTACAATTGcaaatattaacaaaacagTGTTTGGAGGAACTTACATGTATTGTTGGTGGCAAAACCTTTCATACAAGACACTGCTTGCATGCATTAACTTTTTAGTATTTAGTAAACCAAAaaatgtttggtttttttattgaCCTTCTCAAAGTCCCTAATATTTTTTCCCCTGTTTTCAGACACCAAGGCATGGGAAGTGGATACTCtgagaggacacatgaataatgTTTCATGTGTTATGTTCCATGCCAAACAGGACATCATTGTGTCAAATTCTGAGGATAAAAGTATTCGAGTATGGGATGCCACAAAGCGGACTGGAATTCAAACTTTCCGCAGAGAGCATGATCGGTTTTGGATTCTTGCTACACATCCTGAAATGAATTTGTTGGCAGCTGGTCATGACAGTGGCATGATAGTCTTTAAGCTGGAGAGAGAAAGACCCGCTTTTGCAGTTAGTGGTGATTCTTTATTCTACACAAAAGACCGATTCTTGCGTTTCTTCGAATTTTCAACTCAGAGAGAGACTCAAGTACTTACAATTCGACGACCTGGATCTTCAAGTCTGAATCAAAGTCCAAAGACTCTTTCCTACAGCCCTACTGAAAATGCAATTCTACTCTGTTCAGACGTGGATGGCGGATCTTATGAGTTGTATTGCATATCCAAAGATGGTACAAAGGACAGTTTTGGTAGGGGTGATACACAAGATCCAAAGAAAGGTCTTGGAGGATCTGCAGTCTTTGTGGCTCGGAATAGGTTTGCTGTGCTTGACAAAGGCAGCAACCAAGTCTGTGTAAAAAATCTGAAGAATGAGCTTGTCAAAAAGAGTGCCCTCCCTATTGCTGCAGATGCTATATTCTATGCTGGAACAGGCAACTTGCTATGTAGGTCAGAGGATAGGGTTTTTATATTTGATCTACAGCAGAGGATTGTTCTCGGTGATCTTCAGACCCCTTTTATAAAGTATGTAGTCTGGTCTAATGACATGGAAAGTGTTGCTCTTCTCAGTAAACATGCGATTGTCATTGCTAGCAAGAAGCTTGTGCACCAATGCACCCTCCACGAGActatccgagtaaaaagtggAGCCTGGGATGACAATGGCATTTTTATTTACACAAcattaaatcatataaaatactGTCTCCCCAATGGAGATAGTGGGATAATTAAAACACTGGATGTCCCAATTTATATTACAAAGGTTGTTGGAAACACCATCTTCTGCCTGGGTCGGGATGGGAAAAACAAGGCTATAACTGTTGATGCAACAGAATATATCTTTAAGCTTTCCttgttgaagaaaaaatatgacCATGTAATGAGCATGATAAGGAATTCACAGCTCTGTGGGCAGGCAATGATTGCTTATCTACAACAGAAAGGGTTTCCTGAAGTTGCCCTCCATTTTGTGAAAGATGAGAGAATCCGATTCAATTTGGCTTTGGAGAGTGGCAACATTCAAATTGCAGTTGCATCAGCAACAGCAATTGATGAAAAAGATCACTGGTATCGACTAGGGGTTGAAGCTCTCCGTCAAGGTAACTCTGGTATAGTAGAGTATGCATACCAAAGGACTAAAAATTTTGAGAGACTGTCATTCCTTTATCTCATTACTGGTAATGTGGAGAAACTTTCAAAAATGTTGAAAATTGCTGAAGTGAAGAATGATGTGATGGGCCAGTTTCACAATGCTCTATATATGGGTGACATCAGAGAGCGTGTTAAGATCTTGGAGAATGCAGGACATTTGCCTCTTGCTTACATCACTGCATCAGTCCATGGGCTACATGATGTTGCTGAAAGGCTTGCAGCTGAATTGGGGGATAATGCTCCATCTGTGCCTGAGGGAAAAGTACAATCTCTCTTGATGCCACCACTACCTGTATTGTGTGGTGGTGATTGGCCCCTTCTTAGGGTCATGCGAGGAATATTTGAAGGTGATTTTAACAATACAGATCGAGATGCTGATGATGAAGAGTATGAGGCTGCTGATGGTGATTGGGTCGAGGAGCTTGACATGGTTGATGTAGATGGGTTAGAAAATGGAGATGTTGCTGCAATTTTGGATGGTGTAGAAGTGGCAGAAGATGATGACGAAGAAGGTGGATGGGAGCTGGAAGATTTAGAGCTGCCCCCTGAAGCTGACACACCAAAAGTTTCTGTCAGTTCACGATCTTCAGTTTTTGTGGCCCCAACACCTGGGATGGCAGTTAGCCAGATATGGATTCAGAGATCATCTCTTGCAGCTGATCATGTAGCTGCTGGCAATTTTGATACTGCAATAAGATTACTGAACAGGCAACTCGGGATACGGAACTTTGCCCCCTTGAAATCCATGTTCCTAGATCTACATACTGGCAGTCATTCCTATCTGCGTGCCTTTTCATCCGCTCCAGTTGTATCAATTGCTGTTGAAAGAGGTTGGACTGAGTCATCTAGTCCAAATGTGAGAGGCCCACCAGCACTTCCTTTCAGATTGTCTCAATTAGATGAAAAACTCAAAGCTGGTTACAAGTCAACAACTGCTGGGAAATTTACTGATGCTCTTCGCACTTTTGTCAATATTCTTCATACCATTCCTTTGATTGTTGTTGAGTCAAGGAGGGAGGTCGATGAAGTGAAAGAATTGATTATCATAGTGAAAGAGTATGTCTTGGGTCTGCAGATGGAGCTCAAAAGAAGGGAAATTAAGGACAATCCAGCACGCCAGCAAGAGCTTGCAGCTTATTTCACCCACTGCAATCTTCAAACACCTCACTTGAGGCTAGCTTTGCTGAATGCCATGACTGTCTGCTACAAGGCAAAGAACCTTTCCACGGCTGCAAACTTTGCCAGGAGGCTACTTGAGACCAATCCTACTGTTGAAAACCAAGCTAAGACAGCAAGGCAAGTGCTTGCAGCTGCAGAAAAGAATATGACGGATGCCTTACAATTGAACTATGATTTCCGAAACCCATTTGTAATTTGTGGAGCAACCTATGTGCCCATTTATCGTGGACAGAAGGATGTCGCTTGCCCCTATTGTACTTCCCGTTTCGTGCCAAGCCAGGCGGGCCAGCTATGTGCTGTGTGTGAGCTTTCGGTGGTAGGGGCGGATGCTTCTGGGTTGCTCTGCTCTCCTTCCCAGATTCGTTGATTTCACTGGATCAGGAGCGGTTAATGAATTTTGTTTCAGGtcagttttcaattttcaacagCAGATAAGAGTCCTATTgatcaattaatatattttctttgtgTAGAAGCTAGAAGTAGTCAAGAGTTACTGTTTCTGAGTGAATTTCtgtctactttttttttcatggtttccctttataattctttttcccCCTATGCTAGGGGGAAAGGCTATTAATCTTTCGTGCATGTGAAGTTTTCTTGTATTatgttgaattaattttattagtttgagtTGGAAATCGTAACATTTTGAGGCtttaataatgtatttataGTTATTCATGATTACTTCCTTTTTTCAATAATGGCTGGCTATGCAGTATAAACCATGTTTCCATTTTTCAGCATTTTTTAACTCCCCAATTATATTGTACTACGaccaaataaaaatgttaatgcACGTCTGCGATATAAATTGATTGAGGCACTGCGAGAGCTGTCTTCAATTCTTAAttacaattataatattttcaaataattgttttattacATTTGCTAATGTCTAGAGATTCGAAACGGAATTGCTTCCCATTGATGTTTAAATCGTAAGACATGACAGGCCGCCACTCAATATATACTTATTCTTCCTGTTTAGGTTGGTGCTTAGAGCAACAAAGAGAACCTGAATCgcattacaaaatataaaatatcccATTCTATTACAACTGATTTCACTATTACAAGTTATCACCACAACATGCCCCTTGGCTCAACCACCATTTTTTTcagagagatttttttttcctttttcaatttttgttcaGGTCAACTTTCTGCAGTAGAAACCAGCCGTCCAACCAAACCCTATTTTGCTCATTTAATTCACAAGAGATGGTTACTTGATCTTCAATTTTGTTTGCATATTCTCACATAAGAGTATCATCGCCATAATAGACGAAAGAAATAGTTGGCCATTAGGTTACACAAGTTATGTAAATTGCTTTTTAGAAGTATCTTTTCTGcattttgtttatgtttctcTTATGTTTTCTGGTTTTATCGcaacttctgttttctttttgttttttgttctttttattttcatttttatggttttgttttctgttttccatagttaaagaagtaaaaagtaagattgattaatctaaaattttctttttagatattttaaacttttatttcatctcaaaatattatttttagaataatgtCAAGGTAAGTACTTCACTTACAAGTCTCATATTTTCACTCTAGTTTGGATTTAAGCTTTTATATATCCTAACATCTTTATTTTATCAACTTTGCATAAAGCCTGATGAAAGTGGTCTAAAGATTTAGCATATAACGCGCACACTGCAGGGCTGCCCCCAAGCGTGAGTGTATTATAGGATAATGTAATTTTTAGTATCTATATtagtcaaaatttaaattttatgaggttttaacatttttatgactcttttatttgtttttatactGTTAAGAACATTTAATAATGCACAACTAATTGATTTTATAGTGgacaaaaaatagatataatttCATAGATATTTTGTGTTATTCTCTAGTGTAATGGACAAAACTTATATGTAATTTCATAAATCTTTTATACTTCTATGTCATAAACTCATCCTTGCCAAATTTTGTGTTATTGATAATTTTCTGAGAAACTTCTTCGCtaagtttattttcatttttcttctttcctttttaatttttttcccttttgtctCATtgttatattaacaaaaaaggATACTTTTAGATTTGGTGTTGtgcattttccttttaaattttcCTTCTACATtaagaaatgagaaaaatagaaaaagaagaattaaGCATAAATATAACCACGATGtaattataagaaaagaaaaagaagtaaaaaaagaaaactagacAAGTAAATCATTACatgtaataacattttttacttttataattattattttgaatattatatctaagatcatttataattatttacagaataaaaattaacaaaatacatGATAATACGAAACATGactaattttatcatatatcaCATGTTTTAACTTATCATTCCATACTTACCATAAAAGCTAATAGGATAATGGAATAGGTGGATATAACATCACTCATTTTTTGTTATgtatatatcaattatttaaattaagcatacatttactttttaaaaaataataatacattttaattattttaatttgttttttagaaTCTAATCCCTCTAATATATTCTATTCCACGCCAAATTTTGGTTGACAATAAGACGCACTGGTCCAATGTTTCCAGTGCCCGTCCGCACAACACAACTCCATTTTTGCACCACTCAACAACcaccatttttaaaataaaacacaccTTTTCTGTCCATCCTTCAAGTCTCACTCTCAAACAACCTAACTCAACCACTTCATCCCATAGGGATATCCCCAcctctctaaaaaaaaacataaaaaacaaggACCTttacttgcaaaaaaaaaaaaaagcatcataGCAATTTAGCCACCATAAGAGTTACTTTTGATCCTCTATGAGTGTAACACATTTTTAACCACACGAGTTACTCACCAAAGTCGAACTCTCTCATCATGAATTGAAGTGTATGAATCAACTAAGGTGAAATTTTTTCCAACTTAATTAGTAGtaatattaagttttttttgaaagtcagttgtaatgttaaataaaaatgatacgTATACAACTACATGAAAATTTCagagaaaaaaatttactaaacaaaataatcttattcaactcaaatatgattaattcctctaaaaaatacatgtttatttttcctacattaaaaaataaagtacagCTCCTCCAGGCACCAAATCACAACCATCCTTGAAAGTTGAATCACCGACAAAGCTCCCTCACTGCGAACCTTTCCAACGTGAGACTCTCTGTGGGTGTGGGCACGTTTTTTATCTATatcttaattaaagattaaaatgtataaaaaataaataaaacataatacgATAATAGAAATGCAAATTCAACTTAAAAGAACATAAATGTACCGaacttacattttaaattagagTATTTGCGAAAAATTTGtggaaacttattttaattttctaaaattaaatagtttattaaaatagtctcttttttaaaaaaaaaaactcgtctaataaaaaatacaaatgagGTATTAATGAGACTGTACATCCAAATCCAATAATACCTCCTTAAAGTATTTACCACAAATTATTGTTCAcacttatattataatttataaccgTATTTaccacaaattattattatttatttattccaaAAAAGAAGTGGGGTAAGAAGCAGTAAGCAAGAAGCACCCACACGTACGGAGTTACACGTGTTCGTCGCGTATTGGGCTAAGCACGTAACCAAAGCCTGTTGTGACCTTGTCCCTTAACGACACGTATCCGTGCATCGCAAGCAACGGACTTTATAATTGACAcgataaaattcatatttactCACACCACACACCAACGCAACTAAGaaagaaaccaaaagaaaaacaagaacaagtcaatttttcaattttcaatggaAAACCAAACCTCATCGATGCAGTTTCTCATCCTCGAACAAGTTCAGTTCTTGAAGGTGAACGACGATTCCCTCTTGCAGTGGGAACTCGTCGACGTTGTTGACGCCGAAGAGGAGATCGATGGGTTCGGTTCTTCATCGGATTCTTCTTCCGTTTCTTGGTTCGAATCCGATTCTTCTCCCATCGATGCCTCAATTGAAGAAATTCGCCAACTTCTTCTTCATCCCGATGTGGGTTTACAAGATCCTCGTGAATCGGAACAAGAATCGGGTTTAGAAAATCACCACTACCGTTATCATCAACATCACTATCACCatgatgatgttgatgatgatgatgtgggTGGTGATAATGATGATGGTGAGGATGATGATGGGTATGGCTTGGATGATGAGCTTGTTCCATGGAACGTGAGCAACAAGTTTGAGAGGCAGAGGATGAGGAAATTAGGGAAAAGGGCATTTTCGAAAATGCACAATTCGAAGAAATCACCTTATCTGTTTGTGAGGCCTGGGTGTGTCCGTGGCAAGCACGGTTTGGGCCTTAAGCACATTACTGACTCCTAATTAGggttataaattattgatttggGGGCTCTTCTAGAGAGAAAAGGGTCTTCAAGAATTGTGTTAGGTTGTTTAACTTTTAGAATCCTGATTAAGATTTGTATTTGAATATCAGGTAGCAAGATCTTTAGGGCATGTAATAATTTATGTCTCTCTCTTTTATGTGCATATCATGTACTGATTCTGAATGTATTTCTTgatggaaaaatgaaaaaaaaaaatggatctgCTTTTGTATATCTTGTGCtggttttttatgttttttggtggatagaaaattagaaattactTTGGTTCTGATGAGAGCAAATGGTTCGGGTTTGATTGTGGTGACACAGATCATTCGGATGCATCAAAGATTATGGAAGTTAATTTGAATTCCGTATCTTTAGGGAAAGAGCACCTTGATTCATTACGTGTGACTATGTTTGTTTGTGATATTAATTAAGGATAAGATTGTTTTGACAGTGAAAATGGAGCAGAAGTGTTGCTGTGGTTTTCATTCGTTGTTGGTGAAAATTCGCTTTTAAAATGCTATTTCTTCATCCAAAACTTATTTTAGTTGTAGCGTGCAAGTTTGAAATGCTTTTAATTGCAAAATTGTCACATcttcatgttcttttattttttttttctgacaaCCATGCTCAAAGTCGAAATTGAGATCGGTGTTCATGGAACGAAGAATTTCTTTGGTAGAAATGGGAAGAAGGTTTAATAATAATGGAATAACGGATATGCTTCTCTTATTATATTACACTTCCCCTTACACTTAAACCAACTAAAGGAATCATGAAATTACGCCAGTGCACTGGAGAAGTACATCATGTAATGTAATGGTTAGAGgtatctttttttgttttgtagtttgtaatataTGGGTTAGATTTGACCCGCCAGGTGATCAAGATGacgaataatatttttgttcgtttaaaaaaaaaaagaagctatttCTATGCTAATTGGGTTTCAAATACAACTTATTGGAATTCACATGAGTCACGGGACCATTTAGGATTTTTGTAATTTGTGCagttttttgatttattttatgtattaatatattctaaaaaaaattattctgcgcgcacacacatatatatatatatatatatatatatatatatatatatatatatatatatatatatatatatatatataaaatcaaatgcataatattatatttcaattattaaattatatatgagaattttatttattattgtattatatcttgatccTGAAGtacataatatgatttattcttgTATGATTAGGATTTATGTTTAAGTGATTTTTATAActttgattaattatggattagccacaacatctataatttgattaaaattatatattaagttctttaaagattatataagaaattaaacataatattgtaattaattgtactttatataatgaattttaccccatgtgaatttttattaatttgtataattaattaggataaaatgtcatattatttttttagggttTACCCACAATATTTGTCAATTTTATCATAACTAAATAttcagataaaaaattaaattattttcatgttatacccgtaaaacatgaatttgagtatgtaatttgattattctatcataaaGTTTAATTGTATCTTatggaattaaaaatttagctcacaaacaatttttatgtcacaagattcaatttCCTAGTATGTTTACATGggtaaaatatacaattaagattaatatgcATCAAATTTTGACGTAAGCCTTTGGGTTTTTTCAGCTTCtctattagtttttcttaatgtGATGTTGCCGAACTCaaaggagataactataagatatggaagGAGATAATTCTTCTACAATTGGGGTGGATGAACAtagactatgctataaggaaagaTGAATCACCTGTAATAACTGATGAAAGTAGCCCAGCTGCTGTTACGCTATGTGAGTGTTGGGAGTAATCCAACCGGCTCAGATGTTTATTAAGACCAAAATCTCGATTGGGATACATGATTATATCGACTAGCATGAAAAGGCCCGATACTTCCTTAAGACTATTGATGATCAGTTCATCGCTTCAGATAAAGCTTTAGTAAGCACCCTGATCATGAAGTTCTCCCCTCTCCAGTTCACCAGTGTGAAAAGTGTGTGTGAGTACATAATGCAAATGCGATATATTCCAACTTAACTTAAGATACATAATGCAAATGCAAGGACAAATGGTCTATCAATAAattaatgaccatgtgtgtttAGGAAGAAGAAAAGCTTGCAATGGAGAGGGGTGAGAGTGCATTGCTAACAACTGCTTGTGGaaaaaacaaagcaattaaGTCTCAAGCTAATGAGAAGGGAAATGGTAAAATACCACCTCAAGCTAATATTAAGAAGGTGACaaagtatttcttttttaagaagaagggacacatgaagaagaatTTTCCCAGATTCCAAATATGGTatgagaagaaaggtaaatcaatctcattaATATGCTCAAGTATGCACAAGACCTAACATTGCTTTTGCAGTTGGAATGTTAGAAAGATATCACAGTAATTCAGGTATTGACCACTAGAGAGatgcaaagaaagtgatgaggtatcTTCAAGgaaccaaagattacatgcttatgtatagacagaCAGACAATCTAGATGTGATTAGTTAGTTAGTCAAACTCAGACTTTGCTAACATTGTTAATTCTCGCAAATCAACATTAGGATACATTTTCATGATGACTGGTGGAGCTATTTCGTGAAAGAGTGTTAAGCAGACTTTGACTATTACTTCTACCATGAAAGCTGAGTTTGTCTCTTGCTTTGAGGCGACATCACGTGGTGTATGACTTAAGAGTTTCATTTCTAGGctaaagataattaatattatttcaagGCCTTTGAGAATTTTTTGCGATAACTCATTTATTGTCTTTATGGCtaagaataataaaagtaaaagttaaAGTAAGCATATCGACATTACCTACTTAGCCATTAGAGAAatagtaaaagataaaaaagtggTCATTGGACATATAAGCACCGAGTTAATGATCACTAATCCTTTGACTAAGGGCATGTCATTGTTTAgatttaaggatcatgtagagagaatgagacttggttccactttatgattgtatacatatAGGTTGGAGTTGAAACTTATACTACTTGAGAAATTAAGCATGTTGTAATACATGGATGATATTGCTCGTTATAAGAGAAACTATCGTTGTGATTCGTATGttcatttcttaagaagattgaACATTAACTTATGTTAATCAATGAGTCAAAATATTTGGACCAAGTGagagaatg encodes:
- the LOC100781504 gene encoding coatomer subunit alpha-2 is translated as MLTKFETKSNRVKGLSFHSKRPWILASLHSGVIQLWDYRMGTLIDRFDEHDGPVRGVHFHNSQPLFVSGGDDYKIKVWNYKMHRCLFTLLGHLDYIRTVQFHHEDPWIVSASDDQTIRIWNWQSRTCISVLTGHNHYVMCASFHPKEDIVVSASLDQTVRVWDIGSLKRKAGPAADDILRLSQMNTDLFGGVDAVVKYVLEGHDRGVNWAAFHPTLPLIVSGADDRQVKLWRMNDTKAWEVDTLRGHMNNVSCVMFHAKQDIIVSNSEDKSIRVWDATKRTGIQTFRREHDRFWILATHPEMNLLAAGHDSGMIVFKLERERPAFAVSGDSLFYTKDRFLRFFEFSTQRETQVLTIRRPGSSSLNQSPKTLSYSPTENAILLCSDVDGGSYELYCISKDGTKDSFGRGDTQDPKKGLGGSAVFVARNRFAVLDKGSNQVCVKNLKNELVKKSALPIAADAIFYAGTGNLLCRSEDRVFIFDLQQRIVLGDLQTPFIKYVVWSNDMESVALLSKHAIVIASKKLVHQCTLHETIRVKSGAWDDNGIFIYTTLNHIKYCLPNGDSGIIKTLDVPIYITKVVGNTIFCLGRDGKNKAITVDATEYIFKLSLLKKKYDHVMSMIRNSQLCGQAMIAYLQQKGFPEVALHFVKDERIRFNLALESGNIQIAVASATAIDEKDHWYRLGVEALRQGNSGIVEYAYQRTKNFERLSFLYLITGNVEKLSKMLKIAEVKNDVMGQFHNALYMGDIRERVKILENAGHLPLAYITASVHGLHDVAERLAAELGDNAPSVPEGKVQSLLMPPLPVLCGGDWPLLRVMRGIFEGDFNNTDRDADDEEYEAADGDWVEELDMVDVDGLENGDVAAILDGVEVAEDDDEEGGWELEDLELPPEADTPKVSVSSRSSVFVAPTPGMAVSQIWIQRSSLAADHVAAGNFDTAIRLLNRQLGIRNFAPLKSMFLDLHTGSHSYLRAFSSAPVVSIAVERGWTESSSPNVRGPPALPFRLSQLDEKLKAGYKSTTAGKFTDALRTFVNILHTIPLIVVESRREVDEVKELIIIVKEYVLGLQMELKRREIKDNPARQQELAAYFTHCNLQTPHLRLALLNAMTVCYKAKNLSTAANFARRLLETNPTVENQAKTARQVLAAAEKNMTDALQLNYDFRNPFVICGATYVPIYRGQKDVACPYCTSRFVPSQAGQLCAVCELSVVGADASGLLCSPSQIR
- the LOC100306041 gene encoding uncharacterized protein LOC100306041, whose protein sequence is MENQTSSMQFLILEQVQFLKVNDDSLLQWELVDVVDAEEEIDGFGSSSDSSSVSWFESDSSPIDASIEEIRQLLLHPDVGLQDPRESEQESGLENHHYRYHQHHYHHDDVDDDDVGGDNDDGEDDDGYGLDDELVPWNVSNKFERQRMRKLGKRAFSKMHNSKKSPYLFVRPGCVRGKHGLGLKHITDS